The Streptococcus downei MFe28 DNA window GCTCCAGAAGATTTCACCATTACCATCCGTGAATTAGTTCCTAAGACAGGGGCTGGCTTCATCGTTGCCCTGACTGGCAATGTCATGACCATGCCTGGCCTGCCCAAGCAACCAGCTGCTCTCAAGATGGATGTTGCTGAAGACGGTACGGCTCTTGGATTGTTCTAATCTTCAAAAATGCGTTATACTACATCATCACTTAAAAAGCCAACTTTGATTGGCTTTTTATAATGCTATGAAATTATGCCTGAGTATCTTCTGTTCTGGTTTATCCCACGCAGCTATGCAGGAAAGAAGTCTAATATCCAATGAGCACACTTTGCTGACTTTAGCCTAGTTATCCAAGCACTGTTTATGCTCTTTCGGCTCGGCGATACTGAATAAAGTTGGTCGATTTCACTAACATTGTGAAGGTAGTAAGGGAGCTAGGGAGTGAGACAATCGTGATTTCGTCAAATCGATTTTACTCACTCTCTTATTTTTTAGATTCGATAAGAAATAGTCTATTCCCAGACTATTTCTTTCTCACCCCCGCATAGTTGATTAGGATGACCGCTATCACTGGTTTAACAAGGGAGATAAGGACCTTACCGCCGTTTCACTGGCATGTGAGTGACTAAACACTGAAGTATCAAGTCACTCATTACAAATCGACCACTGGGTCAAAGTGGTTGATGTTGAAAAAGTAATGAAGTGAGGACTTTTGTCCCAGCCTCGTTAGAGCACTGCCACTTTAGTGGTTGCGGTCTTTGCTCCATCCTGTTTTTGATTTTCATCGAGTATAATACCGAAATGGGAAAATGAAATTCCCGACAAGATTGATGAATGGGCAACACCTAAAAAGCTATTGATACAGGTAGAGGAGTGCTAGTTATCATTATCCATTGGCCAGAGAAGTGGCTTCATAGCAATTAATTGACGCAACTATTGATCCTTTGATACAATTGGAACATCAATAAAAAGGGGATTCTTATGGAACTATATGATATTATTGTTATCGGTTTTGGCAAGGCTGGAAAAACTTTCGCAGCAAAATCTGCAGCGCAGGGTAAAAAGGTGGCCATGATTGAGAAAGATGCTAATATGTACGGTGGAACTTGTATAAATGTTGGCTGTATTCCTACAAAAGTCTTGATACATTCAGCCGAAACTGGTCATAACTTTTCAGAAGCAATGGCCGAGCGTAAAAAAGTAACGGAGCGCCTGCGTGCTAAAAACTTTGCTATGCTAGACAAGGCTCCAACGGCTGATGTATACAATGCTACTGCCAGATTTGTTTCCAATAAAGTAGTTGAAATTACTTCGAACGGTGAGAGCAAACAGTTATCAGCCCAAGTTATTATCATCAATACTGGTGCAGTTTCAAATAGATTGCCAATCCTTGGATTGAAAGACAGCAAGCATGTCTACGATAGCACAGAGATTCAAAATTTGGAGCAACAGCCAAAACGTCTGGGCATTATTGGCGGTGGTAATATTGGTTTAGAATTTGCTAGTCTCTACGCAAAACTCGGTTCAGAGGTGACTGTCTTTGATCCTATGTCTCGGATTTTTGTACGTGAAGAAGAGGAAATCTCCTTACTTGCCAAAGAATACATGGAAGAAGCAGGGGTGGCTTTTGAGCTTAACTCTAATATCTCTCGAATATCTAATAAGGATGACTCTGTTATTATCACCACACAGAATGGCGATTATTCGTTTGATGCAGTACTTCATGCGACTGGACGGCGAGCAAATACAGATAGTCTTGGTCTTGAAAATACTGACATTGCACTTACTGACCGCGGTGCTATAAAGGTAGATGATTTTTGTCAAACCAGCGTTGAAAATATCTTTGCCGTTGGTGATGTTAATGGCGGTCTTCAATTTACCTATGTCTCATTAGATGACTTCCGTATTGTCTGGAATTACCTTAATGGCGATCGATCTTATTCTGCAGCTAATCGCCACCATGTTCCAAACACGACATTTATCAATCCGCCGCTGGCGCGTGTAGGAATTGATGAAGCAACTGCCAAGAAACAGGGTCTCAATTACAAGGCCAATAGCCTACCGGTTGCTGGTATGCCAAGAGGACATGTCAATGGAGACTTACGCGGTATTTTTAAGGTGGTTATTGATGTAGACAGTCAGCAGATTTTAGGGGCAACTCTCTTTGGTCAAGAGGCGCATGAACTGATTAATCTCATTACTTTGGCTATGGATAATGGTATTCCTTATACTTACTTTCAACAGCAAATTTTTACACATCCGACCATGGCTGAGAATCTTAATGATGTTTTTAATTTTTAAAAAAGATGAGTTTGAAACAAAGCTAGTTTCAGCTCAAAAAATAGAGGTTCACTTTTGGGTGAGTCTCTATTTTTAGTTTTGAGCCATTTTTTTATTGAGGGAAAAAATATTTTTCTCCGTCTTTTTTTGTCTCGATTCTATGTTATAATTAGGAGCATATATTTAACCTGAGAGGGGAGATTATCATAGACGAAGAAGGAAAAACAACTAGACTCCTTAAAAGAGGGCGTCGAAGCTTACTGAGAGGGATTTTTAGCCGGACGACTGTTATTGTTTTGCTTTTAATTTTGCAAATTTATGTAATTGCAGCCGGTTACATTTGGTTCCAACAATACCAAATTCATATTCAAGTGGCTGGCTTAATTATCGCCAGTGCTTCGGTCCTCTATTTGATTAACAGTGACATGGATAGTACGGCCAAGTTGACTTGGATGTTGGTAGTCTTGCCCATGCCTATCCTGGGTGGACTTTTCTTGCTCTACACCAAGATTGACTGGGGCTACAATGGCATGAAGCGGCAAATTATGGGCAATGTCGAAAAAACGTCACCTTTACTCCATCAAAATGATTCGGTCTTAGCAGAATTGAAGACTTCCCACAGCACAGCCTTTAATTTGGCCAAGTACCTCAGCTTTGGCGATAATCATTTTCCGGTCTATAAGAATAGTCAGGTTACCTATTTTCCATCTGGCGAAGCCAAGTTTGCCGAGCTTAAAAAGCAATTGCGTCAGGCCAAACACTATATTTTTATGGAATACTTCATCATTGATGAAGGCATGATGTGGGGAGAAATTCTCTCTATCTTGGAAGAAAAGGTAGCAGAAGGGCTTGAGGTTCGGGTCATGTATGATGGTATGATTGAGATGACAACCTTGAGTTTTGATTACAGCAAACGGCTGGAAAGATTGGGGATTAAGTCCAAGGCTTTCGCACCTCTGTCCCCCTTCCTATCAACCTATTATAACTATCGGGACCACCGTAAGATTGTGGTCATTGATGGTGAGGTGGCCTTTACTGGTGGTGTTAATCTGGCGGATGAATACATCAACGAGATTGAACGCTTTGGTCATTGGAAGGATACGGCCATCATGGTGCGTGGCCGGGCGGTCGATACCTTCTTGATTCTCTTCATGCAAATGTGGGGGACTATTAAGGATGAGCACAAGGAAGTTCAAGCCTACCTGAGTCACCATGAAAACAAATTGACAACTGACGGCTTTGTTATTCCTTACGGGGATTCTCCCTTGGATAATGAAAAGGTCGGAGAGAACGTCTACATTGATATTCTTAATCACGCCCGTGATTATGTCCATATCATGACCCCTTATTTGATTTTGGATAGTGAAATGGAGCACGCTCTCAGGTTTGCGGCTGAGCGGGGCGTGGATGTGAGAATCATTATGCCAGGAATTCCTGATAAGCAAGTTCCTTACTTCTTGGCCAAGACCTATTACAGACCTCTCTTGGCATCTGGTGTCAAGATTTACGAATACAGTCCTGGCTTTGTTCATGCCAAGGTCTTTGTGGCTGATGATAGTCGGGCCGTTGTCGGTACTATCAATTTGGATTATCGCAGTCTTTATCACCATTTTGAATGTGCCACTTATCTCTATCATTCTTCGGAAATTCCTAAGATTGAGCGGGATTTCCAGGCGACCCTTGAAGAATGCCGTCAGGTTACTCCAGAAACCCTCAAGAAATTGCCTTTCTCAGAAAAAGCAATTGGAGCAGTAGTAAAGGCCGTCGCTCCTTTGCTTTAAATCTGATTATATGTTAGAATGATTGCATGCGATGAGTCGATTTGGTCTTTAAGACCATTTTCGCTGGGAGGTCATTAACGCAGGAGCGGACCTTGATAGTCTGTGTGAACCTTTCTATCACACTTTATAAGTGCCCTTGAGCCTAGGTGGAAACCTAGGCTTTTTAACATAGCTTCAAGAAAATTTTCTTCGTAAAAAAGAGGTTGGGACAAAACTATCCCTAAGCCAACGAAAAAGCAACGGTTTTGATGCCGTTGCTTTTTGCTTGACATAGGTAGTCTTGATAAAATATCGTTGACAAAAAAATAATAGAAAGGCTACCTCATGTACAGTCACTATAACACAAATCAAACGACTCTGCCACTAGAATTAAGCGCATTCTTACCCCACAACCATCTCGTTTTTACGATTGAAAAGGTGGTCAATAAACTAGATGATAATGCCCTTCTAAACTTTTATCATGAGGTTGGGCGGCCTTCTTACCCTCCCCAATTACTCCTAGCAGCCCTTTTATTTGCTTATTCTCAAGGGATCTTTTCCGGACGAAAGATAGAAAAAATGATGGTGGAAAATCTTGCCATGCAATACTTAACAGGTCAGCTGGTGATTTCTTATCGGACAATCAATCGTTTTCGTGTGGCTCCTGGGATGGAGGAGCTGATTCGTAATCTCTTTATTGACCTCAACCTTCAGTTGAAAATGGAGGAATTAGTGTCCTTAGAGTGTTTGTTTATTGACGGGACTAAGATTGAGGCTAACGCTAACAAGTACAGTTTTGTTTGGCGGAAGGCTGTTGATAAATTTTCTGCCAAACTTCAAGCGACTCTAAAAACCTATTTTCAAGAGGAAATTAATCCTTTGATTCAAGAGGCCATTGTCTTTCTTAGATGACCAAGAGCCTGTAACTTCTGAACAATTGACAGAGTTTTCTCAAATCCTTGAGGAAGAATTGAAATCAGTTAACCAAGCCATCGAAGAAAATCCTGTCAAAGGAAAGGATGAGCGTCAAACAAAGCGTCGGAAACTCAAGAAAGTCCTTCGAAAGGTAAGGGATGATTTTTCAGCCCGTGCACAAAAGTATGAGACCTATCAAGCCACTTTCACTGGTCGCAATAGTTTTTCAAAGACAGATACAGACGCCACTTTTATGCGGATGAAAGACGACCACATGAGAAATGGTCAACTGAAGGCTGGCTACAATCTCCAAATCGCTACTGAGAATCAATTTGTTCTCCACTATGATAGCTTCCTAAATCCGACAGACACCAAGACCCTCTTACCATTTTTAGACTCCTATCCCCATGACGCCAAGACTATTGTCGCAGGTGCTGGTTATGGTAGTGAAGAGAACCTACTAACTCTTGACCAAGAGGAAATTAATCACTTGATTAAGTATGGCAGGTTTGATAAGGAACAAAAGAGGACCTACAGAAAGTCTGACAAGAATCTAGCCAATTGGCACTATAATGAAAAAGAGGATAGCTACACCCATCCAAAGGGTTGGAAATAGGTGTTTCATCATCTCAAACACCAGAAAACGCAAACAGGTTTTGAACAAGAGATTAAGGTCTACCAGGCTGAGGAGCCTGAATTAGCTCCTCAAAAGGGGCTTTACATCAATGAACGGTACCAATACTTAAAGCAAAAAGAAGCTCAAGCGCTTTTATCTCCTGAGGGCAGTCAAGTTTTCGCACAACGCAAGGTTGATGTGGAGCCTGTCTTTGGGCAGATAAAGGCTTGTTTGGGTTACAAAAGGTGTAATCTGCGGGGGAAACGGCAGGTCAAGATTGACATGGGATTGGCCCTTATGGCCAATAATCTCATCAAATATAACAGGAGAAGCAACCGAACCTAAAAAATAGAGGGTCACCAACAAGCGATCCTCTGTTTTTATGGGGGCAAATGGGTTTTGTCCCAAGCTCTAGTTTTATTGTTTGACAACGATTTATAGATATTGATGAGGACGGTCAGACATACTGTTATTCATCTCTTGATTTAAAGTTTTTCGTAAAAATAAAAAGGGATTCCAATTATCTGGTCATTGAAACGCTTAAAATTCTTTGTCTGCCCCATCCATTCAGGAAGTAGAGCGAAACCACTCCCTTGCTCGACTAAGTTCATAATATTTTTAAAAGAGTCCAGTTCGATAATTTGTTTTGAGCTTGGATAGTCAATCAAAGATTTTTTCCTAAATGGACAGGACTTATCCTTACTGACAATCAGGGGTAATTCCTCTTGAGATCCTGGTTCTTCCAAGGATAGATAGGAGGCTACAATTTTATTTGATTGAACTCTATAATTTGTTAAATTAGTTAGGGCTTGATAGCAGAAAATTTTATCAAATTCTTTTTCTCGCAGTCTAGTAAAAATATCGGAACTCTTGCAAATATCAATATCATCATTGCCTATGTCCACTCTTTTTTTATAGTGAATATCCCAGTCCAGTAGAAGCTCTGAAATCAGCACAGATTTTTTGGTTGGATGCATATTGGCTTGAAGAGCCTTCAAATTCGTGAGTGTTGCTGTAGCAAATCGATAAAATTCTCGACCATTTACTGTTGGCACGACACCGGTATACTTTCTTGAAAAAAGTTGTACGCCCATTTCCCTCTCGATAGCTTGTAGTCTGGCACTGATATTGGATTGCGCATATCCCAAGGCTTTAGCGCTTTGATTTAAAGAACCAGTCTCATAAATATTGATAAATATACTTAAGTCATTAAGATTCATGCGCCACCTCTTATCACTTTTTTTGATAAGTATATCATAAATTGGTACTATGCAAAATTCTTTCCAGAGGTTACTATGGGGATATCAAATTTTTAGGAGGACAACTGATGCAAGCGATGCAATATCACATCACTCTGCCATCTGATTATGATATGGTGATTATCAGGCAAAGGGTGGGTCAAACCGGCCATCTAATGGATGGCTTTCCCGGCCTGCTCTTTAAAGCTTTTTTAATCGGCGAAAAGGCACAAGGTGAGCAGCACAATAGTTACTGTCCCCTCTATGTCTGGCAAGATGATAAGGGGATGACTGATTTTATCTTTAATGGCTATTTCGACAATATCCTAAGAGACTTTGGTTGGCGACCTATCGAAATTGGTGTAACCGCCTCAGTCGTTTTAAAAGAAAATTTTGAAGCCAGCAAATTTGTAACTTTAGAAGTTATTGACATAGCGTCCACAGAAAGTTTAGAGTCTTTTCCCCTTCATGAAAAAATCCAAGAAGAGGAGTTAGGAAAAGTCATTAGTTACAATCCCGATAAGTGGAAAAAGAACATTTTCACTTTCTATGCTGACAAACCTCAGAAACAAGAAAATATACAACTATTTGAAATCTTACATATTTCAAGATGAAGATATTAAACTCGTAATAGATAAAGGAAAAATGATGATTCATTTCTTATGTATGCCATTCCGTAATGTGTAAAATAAAAATAGGATTTTGATTGGAAATCCGAATTCTCGAGAAAGGGATCATCAAGCTGCTAGGGTATTCTTAAATGTTAAAACTTTTCATTTCACCTTTTCATTCCTCTATAAAAAGTGTATAATGAAGCTATTATAAATTTTTAGAAAATTTTGACGAACAGTTTTGTAAGGAAGGTCTAAGCTATGGGATACACAGTCGCTGTTGTTGGTGCCACTGGTGCCGTCGGAACTCGCATGATTCAACAATTGGAGCAGTCCAATCTGCCAATTGACAAGGTTCGCCTCTTGTCATCCAGTCGCTCAGCTGGCAAGGTCCTCCAATACAAGGGTCAAGATGTAACCGTTGAATTGACAACTGAGGATTCTTTTACTGGTGTTGACATTGCCCTCTTTTCTGCAGGGGGGTCTGTGTCCGCCAAGTTTGCGCCTTATGCCGTTAAGGCAGGAGCAGTTGTGGTGGACAATACCTCTTACTTCCGGCAAAATCCTGACGTTCCTTTGGTTGTTCCCGAAGTAAATGCTCATGCTTTGGAAGCCCATAATGGGATTGTCTCTTGCCCTAACTGTTCAACCATTCAGATGATGGTGGCTCTGGAGCCTATTCGGCAAAAATGGGGCCTAGAACGGATTATCGTTTCGACCTATCAGGCGGTTTCTGGTGCTGGTCAATCTGCCATTAATGAAACCCAGCGTGAACTTAAGGAAGTCCTTAATGATGGTAAGGACCCTAAAGATGTTCAGGCAGATATTTTGCCAGCAGGTGGTGATAAGAAGCACTTCCCAATTGCCTTTAACGCCCTAGCGCAAATTGATGTCTTCACCGATAACGACTACACCTATGAAGAAATGAAGATGACCAATGAGACCAAGAAAATTATGGAAGATGATAGCATCGCTGTTTCAGCGACCTGCGTTCGGATTCCTGTCCTCTTAGCCCACTCAGAGTCTGTTTACATTGAAACCAAAGAAGTGGCTCCAGTTGATGAGGTCAAGGTAGCTATTGCCAATTTCCCAGGTGCTGTCCTAGAAGATGATGTTGTCCATCAAGTTTATCCCCAAGCTGTCAATGCTGTCGGTAAACGGGAAACCTTTGTCGGTCGAATTCGTAAGGACTTGGATGCGCCTAAGGGTCTTCATATGTGGGTGGTTTCTGACAACCTCCTCAAGGGTGCTGCTTGGAACTCTGTTCAAATCGCAGAAACCCTCCATGAAAAAGGGCTTGTTCGATCTACAAAAGAATTAAAATTTGAATTGAAATAAGTGATTACGACGAGGAGAGAGCGGGACAAAAATTGCGATTTCCCAGAAATCGATTTTGTCGTCCCGCCTCCGCACAGTTGATTAGGATGGCCGCTATCACTTGCCTAGCAAGGGATAAGGACTTCCAATCAACCACTGCGTCAATGTGTCCAATGTTGAAAAAGTAACGAGGCTAGGACTTTTTGTCCCAACCTTCTTTTTGTCGAGAAGATTGGGAGGCTAGTGATGACCCTCATTGAGGAGTTTATCTAGTCTTGCACAGGACTGGTATTAGGCACTTGGGATGGCGTGATGATGTCAGTTCTTGCTACAATGATTTTAGGAGGTTAATATGACTGCACAAGATTCTATCCAACAACTGCGTCAGGCCAAATTGATTACGGCTATGATTACACCCTTTAAGCCAGATGGTTCTATCAATTTTGATGCTCTGCCTGATTTGGTGGAACATCTCTTAAGCAACCACACCCAAGGTTTGCTTCTGGCTGGTACAACGGCCGAAAGTCCAACCTTGACCCATGATGAGGAATTGGAGCTATTTAAGGCTGTTCAAGAGATTGTTAAGGGGCGTGTTCCCTTGATTGCTGGTGTGGGTACCAATGACACTCGAGATTCTGTTGATTTTGCCAAAGAAGTGGTCGCCTTTGGTGGCTTCGTAGCTGGCTTAGCCATTGTTCCTTATTACAATAAACCATCTCAAGAAGGCATGTATCAGCATTTCAAAGCTATCGCCGATGCTAGTGACTTGCCAATTATTATCTATAACATCCCAGGACGGGTTGTAGTAGAGATGGCACCAGATACCATGCTCCGCTTGGCAGAGCACCCTAATATCATCGGGGTTAAGGAATGCACCAGTCTGGATAATATGGCCTATCTGATTGAGCATAAACCAGATGATTTCTTAGTTTATACTGGTGAAGACGGTGAGGCCTTCCATGCCATGAATATTGGGGCTGACGGTGTTATTTCTGTGGCCAGTCATTCCAATGGCCAAGAAATGCACCAGATGTTACAGGCTATTGCGGACAATGATATTAAAAAGGCTGCCAGTATCCAGCGTAAGTTTATTCCTAAGGTCAATGCCCTCTTCTCAGTTCCTAGTCCAGCGCCTGTCAAGGCTGTTCTCAACCATCTGGGCTTTGAAGTTGGACCTTTGCGACTGCCATTGGTAGCCTGCACGCCTGAAGAAGAAAAACGTATTATCAAAGTCGTCCTAGAGGAAGATATTGAAGCTACCCGTCAGACCGTAACAGGTGTTGTCCGACCAGATTATTAGAGTCTAGCAGGCACTTGGCTTGACAAATCCCTTTGTGGCCAGCATAATGAAAGAAGAAAAGATAAAGCAAAGGATTTAGGCCCAGCTATCAGAAGGAAAAAGTCAAGCTGTTAGATGTTCAGTTTTTCAAAAGTCCTAGGTGGGCCTAGCTATCCTAATAGAAAAGAGGCGATTACATGCAAATTACCAAACGTAGTGGTCAGGTTGTTGAATTTGATCCAGATAAAATTTATCAGGCTATCCTCAAGGCAGCACAGTCTGTCTATGTTCTGGATGACAAGCTTCGTCAAGAATTGGCAGAAGTGACAAAGAAGGTTGTTATTGACCTGGAAGAGGCCCATGCCGACCGACCAACCATTTCTATGGTTCAATCTCAGGTTGAAAATCGTCTCATGGATGCTGGTTACATCAACATTGCTGAGCACTATATTTCCTATCGCCTGCAAAGAGATTTGGAACGTAATGGTTATGGTGATCAAATTGCTGTCCACCTGCGTTTTGAAAAATTAAAATAAGGACAAAGAGCCGTTAAAGGAAGAGGATTTGTCTTCCTTTAACGGCTCTTTTTTACTGCTTAATTTTTTCCAGATTTTCAAAAACTCGCTTAACTTTATTGATTTCTCTGGCCAAGGACTGATCGTTAGCCAGGTGGAGATAGGCGGATTCCTCTTGGTCTATTCGACAGGCTGTATCTAAGAGGGATAGCCCCCTTTCTCTAAAAGGTCCCAATTTGACTTGACTTGGTAGTTGAATACTAAGATTCTTGGGGCTGACTTGATAACTAAGTTTGTCGGGGAGCTTGTGACAAAGCTCTTTAGCACTTTCTTGACGTTGGTCGAAGAAGTGCTGGAGTTGGCTCAGATTCTTCTTGAACATACCGTTATCTAAATACAAGGAGAGGGCTTGTTGCATGATCAGACTAGTATCGTAATCCATCAATTTCTTGTAGGCCAAAAAGTCAGCTACTAAATCCTGAGGAAGTAGCGAAAGACCCAATCTAAGGGCTGGAAAGAGGGTAGTTGAAAACGATTTGAGATAAATGACCCGCTCGTGAGTGTCGTAGTAGTGGAGGGGGAGGTTGTCCGATCTAGCAAAATCTCCCATATAGTCATCCTCGATGATGTAGACGTCATAACGCTGGGCTAAATCAACAAGAGCCTCTTTTTCCTGAGGACTATAGGATAGACCCAGAGGATTGGAGAGGCGAGGAATGGTATAAAAGAATTTAATAGCTTCCTGCCTGAAGAGCTTTTCTAACTGGTCCAAGTCAAGGCCAGAAAAGCCTCTCTCAATGCTTAAATAGGGGAGCTGTTGTTGGCGAACCAAGTTATTCATCCGGTGATAAGTGGGCTGTTCCAGCAAAATCTTTGTTTTTTGATTAGGGAAGCTCATCTGTGAGAGAATATAGAGGGCTTGTTGGGTTCCCGATGTGACCACCAGATTCTCCACCTTAGTATAGATATCCTGGTCAAAGAGGTGGGCCTGCAAGGAGTTGAGTAGCTGTTTCAATCCTTCTTGTTGCTGATAGTAGTTGAAGAGGAAGTTTTCTCTTCCGACTAGGGTCTCTGATAGGCAGGTTTTAAAGTCCTGGTAGGCTAACTTATTATAGGACTCTGGGTTAATGACAAGGGATTCCTCTTCTTGTTCTTGGCCTTCTAAAACATAGTAGCCACTCTTGGGGACAGGGTAAACCAGTTTTTTGTACTTGAGTTCAAGGAGGGCACGCTGGGCGGTATCCTTGCTACACTTATAGTCCTGGCTCAGCTGGCGAACAGACGGTAGTTTCTCTCCTTTTTTGAGCTGTCCCTTTTGGATGGCTTGAGTGAGACTCTGAGTAATCATTTGAAATTTACTTGGCATAATCTGTCCCCGTACAGTTTTGTGATGACTCTATTGTATCTTATTTTAAGCAGGTTTACAATGGTAGCCATAAGGGAAATCACGAGAATGTGGTTTTTCCAAATAAGTGAGGTGGTTTTCATGTCAACTAAAAGAATAACACTAGCGGCTCTCTTTATGGCTCTGGTCATTATCTTGAGCTCGTCATATTTATCAGTACCAGTTCCTGGTGGGCATTTTTATATCAATGGGATTGTCATCTGTCTAGTTGGTCTGCTTTTTCCACCAACTGAGAGTGTCATCGTTGCTGGGATTGGTTCTTTCATCGGCGATTTTCTCTTTTATCCAGCACCTATGTTTGTGACCTTGATTAGCCATAGTATACAAGTCTTGGTCATCAGCCTCTTGGTCAAACAGGCCTACGAAAAGCTCTCAAAGACCAGATTTTTTACAGCCCTGATTGTGGGTGGACTTCTTAATCTGCTCGGTTACTTTTTGGGGCGGTCCTTCCTCTATGCCAATCTGCTAACGGCTTTGATGAAATTGCCCTTTGATGGCTTTGCCTTGGTCATTTCTATCTTAGTCGTTTACCTCCTTTACTACCATACCAGATTTGTTAGCATGTTTAAGCAGGCTTGGGGAAATCGATAGGTGGGAGAGTCTACTTAGTTCCAAAATCTTATTTGCCTTGTCCCAATTGTAGTAAGGCAAGTGGAAATTTTAGGAGATGGCATGGATCCAGAAGAAGTGATTATTTAAAGGGTCACTTCTTTTTTTAATCTGATTTTAAAGTTACTAGTCGGGCTTTTTTGGGGTATTCCATGCTATAATGGTAGTAATATTTGAAATTAGTTGAGGAGTGTCATGGCAAGTATTCAATGGTTTCCTGGTCATATGTCGAAGGCCAGGCGACAGGTTCAGGAAAATCTTAAATTCGTGGATTTTGTGACAGTTTTGGTTGATGCCCGTCTACCCTTATCCAGTCAGAATCCTATGTTGACCAAGATTGTTGGCGATAAACCCAAGCTACTAATTCTAAACAAGGCCGATTTGGCCGATCCCCTTTTGATTAAGGACTGGCAGGCATATTTTGAAAAGCAGGGAATCAAGACCCTGCTTATCAATGCCAAGGAGCAGTCAACGGTTAAGAAATTGACCGATGCAGCCAAGAACCTGATGTCAGACAAGTTGGAGCGTCTCAGGGAGAAAGGCATTCAAAAAGAAGGCCTACGGACGATGATTATTGGGATTCCCAATGCTGGCAAGTCAACCTTGATGAACCGTCTAGCTGGTAAAAAAATCGCTGTGGTCGGCAATAAGCCAGGGGTGACCAAGGGACAGCAATGGCTCAAGTCCAATAAGGATTTGGAAATCCTGGATACGCCAGGAATTCTTTGGCCTAAGTTTGAGGACCAAGAGGTGGGCCTGAAATTAGCCCTGACGGGGGCCATCAAAGATAATCTATTACCTATGGATGAGGTCACCATCTTTGGTCTCAACTATTTTAAGGAAAATTATCCCCAGCGATTAATGGAGCGCTTCAAGGGAATTAACTTGGAAGAGGAGGCGCCAGAAATCATCATGGACTTAACTCAAAAATTGGGCTTTCGCGATGATTATGACCGCTTTTACAATCTCTTTGTCAAGGACGTCCGAGATGGCAAACTGGGTCGCTACACCCTAGATAAGGTCAGTGATTTAGATGGCAACCATTAAGGAAATTAAGGAGCAACTAGCCGATGTGACTGAGCTAGCCAGCCCTGTCTTTGCCCAATTGGCTAGTGATGGACGGGCCGGTGTCCAGGCAGCAATCAAAAAACGTCAGCGAGAAATTCAGGCGGAACTGGCGGAGGACCAACGTTTGGAAGCCATGTTAGCCTATGAAAAGGCCCTCTATGCTGATGGACTTGAGCTAATCGCTGGAATTGATGAGGTGGGGCGTGGCCCCTTGGCTGGTCCT harbors:
- a CDS encoding FAD-containing oxidoreductase, translating into MELYDIIVIGFGKAGKTFAAKSAAQGKKVAMIEKDANMYGGTCINVGCIPTKVLIHSAETGHNFSEAMAERKKVTERLRAKNFAMLDKAPTADVYNATARFVSNKVVEITSNGESKQLSAQVIIINTGAVSNRLPILGLKDSKHVYDSTEIQNLEQQPKRLGIIGGGNIGLEFASLYAKLGSEVTVFDPMSRIFVREEEEISLLAKEYMEEAGVAFELNSNISRISNKDDSVIITTQNGDYSFDAVLHATGRRANTDSLGLENTDIALTDRGAIKVDDFCQTSVENIFAVGDVNGGLQFTYVSLDDFRIVWNYLNGDRSYSAANRHHVPNTTFINPPLARVGIDEATAKKQGLNYKANSLPVAGMPRGHVNGDLRGIFKVVIDVDSQQILGATLFGQEAHELINLITLAMDNGIPYTYFQQQIFTHPTMAENLNDVFNF
- the cls gene encoding cardiolipin synthase; amino-acid sequence: MRGIFSRTTVIVLLLILQIYVIAAGYIWFQQYQIHIQVAGLIIASASVLYLINSDMDSTAKLTWMLVVLPMPILGGLFLLYTKIDWGYNGMKRQIMGNVEKTSPLLHQNDSVLAELKTSHSTAFNLAKYLSFGDNHFPVYKNSQVTYFPSGEAKFAELKKQLRQAKHYIFMEYFIIDEGMMWGEILSILEEKVAEGLEVRVMYDGMIEMTTLSFDYSKRLERLGIKSKAFAPLSPFLSTYYNYRDHRKIVVIDGEVAFTGGVNLADEYINEIERFGHWKDTAIMVRGRAVDTFLILFMQMWGTIKDEHKEVQAYLSHHENKLTTDGFVIPYGDSPLDNEKVGENVYIDILNHARDYVHIMTPYLILDSEMEHALRFAAERGVDVRIIMPGIPDKQVPYFLAKTYYRPLLASGVKIYEYSPGFVHAKVFVADDSRAVVGTINLDYRSLYHHFECATYLYHSSEIPKIERDFQATLEECRQVTPETLKKLPFSEKAIGAVVKAVAPLL
- a CDS encoding LysR family transcriptional regulator; protein product: MNLNDLSIFINIYETGSLNQSAKALGYAQSNISARLQAIEREMGVQLFSRKYTGVVPTVNGREFYRFATATLTNLKALQANMHPTKKSVLISELLLDWDIHYKKRVDIGNDDIDICKSSDIFTRLREKEFDKIFCYQALTNLTNYRVQSNKIVASYLSLEEPGSQEELPLIVSKDKSCPFRKKSLIDYPSSKQIIELDSFKNIMNLVEQGSGFALLPEWMGQTKNFKRFNDQIIGIPFYFYEKL
- a CDS encoding DUF4865 family protein translates to MQAMQYHITLPSDYDMVIIRQRVGQTGHLMDGFPGLLFKAFLIGEKAQGEQHNSYCPLYVWQDDKGMTDFIFNGYFDNILRDFGWRPIEIGVTASVVLKENFEASKFVTLEVIDIASTESLESFPLHEKIQEEELGKVISYNPDKWKKNIFTFYADKPQKQENIQLFEILHISR
- a CDS encoding aspartate-semialdehyde dehydrogenase, whose translation is MGYTVAVVGATGAVGTRMIQQLEQSNLPIDKVRLLSSSRSAGKVLQYKGQDVTVELTTEDSFTGVDIALFSAGGSVSAKFAPYAVKAGAVVVDNTSYFRQNPDVPLVVPEVNAHALEAHNGIVSCPNCSTIQMMVALEPIRQKWGLERIIVSTYQAVSGAGQSAINETQRELKEVLNDGKDPKDVQADILPAGGDKKHFPIAFNALAQIDVFTDNDYTYEEMKMTNETKKIMEDDSIAVSATCVRIPVLLAHSESVYIETKEVAPVDEVKVAIANFPGAVLEDDVVHQVYPQAVNAVGKRETFVGRIRKDLDAPKGLHMWVVSDNLLKGAAWNSVQIAETLHEKGLVRSTKELKFELK
- the dapA gene encoding 4-hydroxy-tetrahydrodipicolinate synthase, encoding MTAQDSIQQLRQAKLITAMITPFKPDGSINFDALPDLVEHLLSNHTQGLLLAGTTAESPTLTHDEELELFKAVQEIVKGRVPLIAGVGTNDTRDSVDFAKEVVAFGGFVAGLAIVPYYNKPSQEGMYQHFKAIADASDLPIIIYNIPGRVVVEMAPDTMLRLAEHPNIIGVKECTSLDNMAYLIEHKPDDFLVYTGEDGEAFHAMNIGADGVISVASHSNGQEMHQMLQAIADNDIKKAASIQRKFIPKVNALFSVPSPAPVKAVLNHLGFEVGPLRLPLVACTPEEEKRIIKVVLEEDIEATRQTVTGVVRPDY